A window of Melospiza melodia melodia isolate bMelMel2 chromosome Z, bMelMel2.pri, whole genome shotgun sequence contains these coding sequences:
- the EMB gene encoding embigin isoform X2, translating to MPATFFGRCLVRLLLLLLCTSLSGGNSADAATQEFKPGNKLSVDLSEYVIVLPGPSEKNISVASPTEVDLTCKLDENSNLKNPQVTWKKGSETISHTSKAPNSWTIKVTISESSHLGSYTCFLKAEKEISATFHLSVPPIDGREKPVIAYIGDTGVMVCKTEYHPRAWKWFMTNGTELASIDKVLPKDKYEILSRSASESRLEIHKLTVADTGEYWCEADFVLGPSKARFEVRVLSVAEPLKPFIAVVAEVAILVTLIGLYEVYSKKRKAKGGEKEFDQIEQLKSGDNVTEKDK from the exons ATGCTGCCACGCAAGAGTTCAAGCCAGGAAACAAGCTGAGCGTTGATCTCTCAGAGTATGTGATAGTCCTGCCTG GTCCATCTGAAAAAAATATCTCTGTGGCCAGTCCAACTGAAGTTGATCTTACATGCAAATTAGATGAGAATTCCAATTTGAAAAATCCTCAAGtgacatggaaaaagggaagtgAAACAATCAGTCACACCAGTAAAGCTCCAAACAGCTGGACCATCAA AGTGACCATCTCAGAGAGCAGTCACCTGGGAAGTTACACTTGTTTTCTGAAGGCTGAAAAAGAAATCAGTGCTACATTTCATTTGAGTG TACCACCTATAGATGGAAGAGAAAAACCCGTAATCGCTTATATAGGAGATACAGGTGTAATGGTTTGTAAAACCGAGTATCATCCCAGGGCTTGGAAGTGGTTTATGACCAATGGAACCGAGCTG gcttcCATTGATAAGGTTTTGCCTAAAGACAAGTATGAAATTCTGAGCCGATCTGCCAGTGAAAGCCGTTTGGAGATACACAAGCTCACTGTGGCAGATACTGGCGAATATTGGTGTGAAGCTGATTTTGTATTAGGGCCCAGTAAAGCGAGGTTTGAAGTTAGAGTTCTGTCCGTCGCAGAACCTCTCAAACCCTTTATAGCAGTTGTGGCTGAAGTTGCTATTCTTGTAACTCTTATTGGACTCTATGAGGTGTATtcaaagaaaaggaaagcaaaag GAGGTGAAAAAGAATTTGACCAAATTGAGCAACT TAAATCGGGAGACAACGTAACTGAGAAAGACAAGTAG
- the EMB gene encoding embigin isoform X3 — MTTQDSNQTQVNSVTKMSVTGHESSDAATQEFKPGNKLSVDLSEYVIVLPGPSEKNISVASPTEVDLTCKLDENSNLKNPQVTWKKGSETISHTSKAPNSWTIKVTISESSHLGSYTCFLKAEKEISATFHLSVPPIDGREKPVIAYIGDTGVMVCKTEYHPRAWKWFMTNGTELASIDKVLPKDKYEILSRSASESRLEIHKLTVADTGEYWCEADFVLGPSKARFEVRVLSVAEPLKPFIAVVAEVAILVTLIGLYEVYSKKRKAKGGEKEFDQIEQLKSGDNVTEKDK; from the exons ATGCTGCCACGCAAGAGTTCAAGCCAGGAAACAAGCTGAGCGTTGATCTCTCAGAGTATGTGATAGTCCTGCCTG GTCCATCTGAAAAAAATATCTCTGTGGCCAGTCCAACTGAAGTTGATCTTACATGCAAATTAGATGAGAATTCCAATTTGAAAAATCCTCAAGtgacatggaaaaagggaagtgAAACAATCAGTCACACCAGTAAAGCTCCAAACAGCTGGACCATCAA AGTGACCATCTCAGAGAGCAGTCACCTGGGAAGTTACACTTGTTTTCTGAAGGCTGAAAAAGAAATCAGTGCTACATTTCATTTGAGTG TACCACCTATAGATGGAAGAGAAAAACCCGTAATCGCTTATATAGGAGATACAGGTGTAATGGTTTGTAAAACCGAGTATCATCCCAGGGCTTGGAAGTGGTTTATGACCAATGGAACCGAGCTG gcttcCATTGATAAGGTTTTGCCTAAAGACAAGTATGAAATTCTGAGCCGATCTGCCAGTGAAAGCCGTTTGGAGATACACAAGCTCACTGTGGCAGATACTGGCGAATATTGGTGTGAAGCTGATTTTGTATTAGGGCCCAGTAAAGCGAGGTTTGAAGTTAGAGTTCTGTCCGTCGCAGAACCTCTCAAACCCTTTATAGCAGTTGTGGCTGAAGTTGCTATTCTTGTAACTCTTATTGGACTCTATGAGGTGTATtcaaagaaaaggaaagcaaaag GAGGTGAAAAAGAATTTGACCAAATTGAGCAACT TAAATCGGGAGACAACGTAACTGAGAAAGACAAGTAG